Below is a genomic region from Raphanus sativus cultivar WK10039 chromosome 4, ASM80110v3, whole genome shotgun sequence.
TAGTTGTAAGCTAAGCAAAAGGGgatttttagagaatttcaaTTATTGAACAATAGTCCTACAACCTACAATACAAATATGAAGAGGCTTCATTAATTAACTCAAGTTGTTTGTGGTGATCTATATTCAACTGCTATTGTTTCTCTGACTAGTTGATTAATCTTGTATGATATCACAGCTCAGGAATGGAAATGCAACAGAAATTTAGTTATCAAATACTAGGAGAAAGAAGCCCTAGGAAAAGTTGAGCCTGCAGCGCCTGTGACTATTCCAAGCATACATCCAACCACGTGTGAGACTGTATGACACAATCACATTACAATGTATTATGAATATAGCCtgaactttttctttttgtaaattttttttctcttcttaatataacaatgtatatatatacatatatcaataagCATATATATGTTCATACATAGAAGtgcaaagaaaataatttaactaTAAAAGTTACTTATATGTTTTCTGAAACGAGCAATTATACTCTTTCTACTCTCAAAAAATACTTTATATAGACTTGTAGAAGTATAATACCACTTCATTGAACATCTACTTATAAACCTTTGATTATGAAATGAATGttgctttacaaaaaaaaaaaaaaaaaagaacatctATTCATTTTTAATCAAAGTTAAATATTGGGACTATAAATATTGGGTGGTAAAGTAATGATGAAAAGGAAAATTGGGAAagaagtaatatttttttttgctctttgAATCAACTTTATTAATTATgaacaaatatttgtaagagATAATAATCACTAAAGAAGATGGACCACACTAGTTTCTGTATCGCTTGTGATTGGACATCAGGGAATGATGAATGTAGTTTTCTAATATGTCAGTCAAAGTAGGTCAGCAAAGAATTTTCAACAACCGAGAGCCACGCTCAGCATTTTAACAATAGTTAATTCCAACCGTTTGAATAAGTTATTAATTCGAATATAGTTAGGCCGTTAGCGATCTGTGTGATGTGATATGTGATAATTTTACATAACAGACATGTGGTGCCTTTATGCAAAGATGTGATGGGCTTGAGATGTGCATATCTTTTATGTAGATATTAATCAATATTGGCCCATCTAGTTGTTGTGTGCTTGGAGCCCTTGAATTGTGTTTACAATATcactttttattgttttctaacttttgtttgaaattgtttgCTCTAGCTTGATCAGGTTAATGGAGAAGAATTGGGCTACCGCCATAAACTAAAACGTTCTAAGAAAGTTTAGATAACTTGATGGTAGATTGTCTGTTTATATCATATGATGTCtgtttatatgatatgatgTCATAAAACgttttaatttattcaaatgctgacatcaaaatttataatataaacaagaaaagagagagaaatggCCATtccaaactttatatcatttacAAAGAATAAAACGAGTATATAGAACGCATATCACTTCTTGAAAGTAAACTCCGGCAGATCAACCCTGACATGCTCagcaatctctctctcttctctaaTAGGAGTTGTGGTGTCAGCATGTGGATGCTGGCTATTGTTGTTTTCGGAATCTGTATGTTGGCAAGAGACACTCTGAGATTCAGGATCGAAGAAACGTTGATGGCCTTGGCCGCCGTAATCAGAGAATctaggaggagaaggagaagcagTGAAGCTGGTTTGCTGGTCAAGGTTGCGGTTATGGTAGTTGTGGAGGAGATGCACTGGTGACATGCCATGTGTTGGCGTGGTAGGGCGGCTAGGTGTGTTGGACCCAGAATGTCCATGTTTGGTATGTTTCTTGGCCGTGTGGTGCCATTTTTTCAATGCATTGGCTACCCTGTCGTTGAAAATAGTCGGCCTCATTGAAGTTCCCATCTGTAATCACGGTTTAGTGTTAGATAATCATATATCAATTTAAGACCTAATAATAAACGATATGAGAATTGAAACATGTATCGATCTATTAGACAATAGTACTTTTGAGTTGATATCTATGAATCTTGACATAATATCGAAATTAAAGTTTATCCAAGTCAACTATATATTATCAATCCTAGAATGAGATTCGATTTAGATGATTGACCAGACGTTGAAAATAAGTTGACCTAGTGATTTACAAATAACTAGTTTGATGAGAAAAGCGATGAGCATAGGAATATCTACATATTAATACATGATTGTATCAAACACGACGTTTAGGAATCTAGATTCTCAGTCCCGTTTAGCAAATTATATTATACAGGGTTGTACTTGTATTTTACAAAATGTTTAGCAACTTAGAGTATACCTGAGTTACGAGAGCATATAGAGGTAGGGTGATATAGCTGCATAGAACTTGTATTATTACCCTGTTGTAGGCAACAAGAAAATTTTAGTGTAAAGGTACAAAACATTACTTAACACTGTATCTTAgtgttctatatatataataaatagttagCTGGGAAAGTTAACTGACCCCATGACGATCCTGATTGTAATATCTTCCGTTTTGTGGTGGAAGCAATTTTTTAGTGTGAACTCGTACTGCAAAATTAATACCAAAACCGTCATCAATTAATATTGAAAACACCATTTTTAATAGGAAGATTATCCAGCGTTGAAAAAtaggattttttatttatttatttgaaaagaGATGGATTGTTGCTCACAGTGCTCCAAACAAAGAAAGCCAGTTGAAATGCATTCTGCAAAAACAAATacattaaaaactatttttagaaaaatcataACTAAATTAAAAGAGAGAGGAAATATAAAAACACACATAAGAGTAAGTTAATTATACCGTGAAAAGAACCAAGTGAATGAGGAAGAGAATGAAACGAGGACGACCAAACCAAAAGAGATCATCGCCCGGTTCAACCACAGGAGCTCCTTTAACCACATCTCCCTTATCTTGAATCCTTAGTCCTAATTTCGATATTATAACTTGAAGTTTTGCTCCTACTATTAATATCACCTTCAGTTCATTAAACATACCAACCATATAATCAATATCATTAGTATATGTTCACAATCACAACTGCATAACAAAACCAATTCAGCATAATACACCAATTGAAAATTTGTAACTTGTAATGTGTATATAATTACTTACAACCAAAGGGATGAAAGGCAGCCAAAGATACGAAGCCCATCCTATTATAGTTTCCAAAAGAAATGGAagttatatatatcattttcgtCGACATATAATTTGTATGATTAGTTATAAATTAAACGATAAAGATTTAGGACCAACCATGTGTATTTGTCAATAGGAACAAGACAGCAATGAACCATATCAGTGGGCTGCATTTTCATTTACACTCGAAGATGTTAATAGCTAATTTAATCAggtactagatcttgatccgtgcgatCGCACGGatattagttttgaattttaattttaatttatttatttatattaaatagtatatttgtaatattattcgttttatattgactaagctatggatgggtatttgggtatccactcgaattcggttaaaatatattcggatttgagtttttgagtttaaagattctacttctattcgggtatttataaactttggttccggtttgattcagatctttgcgggtttgttaacccgtttaaactatttttaaattttcaaaatttatatatctttaaatttccctaaatctaaaaatagtataatataacatgtaaatttgagtaatataagcaaaagtatctaaattaaaaattaaaaataggtttaacttgaatatttggatgaagaataaatatatatatatatattaagtatttttggtgtttttattattgtttatctactttaaatgtttacttttgattatctttttatatttcaaatattttaaacaacttaaaatagtttataaattggatattaattcgaaaaatagcgaccatattgaagtatataaatatgatttaaatacattcgaatatccgaaatatttcgttcggataaggtttggttatggttctctagataccaaaatggtaaatctgtttggatattatctagtttcggtttaaATTTGCTGatattttttcgttcagatctttttaaatgaaaagttgatattataaattCCAAAATTGTTtgtctaataaaaatgtattttttttgaatttgacattgatttaatggagaagttaatgaagtgtatttaattcaaatttaattttggaaaacacattaatctaagtaAAAAAGatcaaacattaaaatatgaagtattatttaattgtgtatttaattcaaatttaattttggaaaacacattaatataagtggaaaaaacaacattaaaataggaaatattatttaatggcAGTGACATactattgtaaataaaaatgaaaagtaaggggtattttatatgagtacttctcttttaataatattaatttataaatgggaaaatttgaaaatatattttaaaagaagaatttattttgaaaactacactttcATTTACTTTTTCTGAAAATTACACTTTCCACTAAGTAAAATGTCTAAACTATCCATATTGAATGTTTATAATCATTCTAATATctgaatataaaatagaaaCGATTGAAAAACTTATACTATATAATAGTCCTATTtcaatattctattttatttgatCATAACTGAAGATACCCAGAGGAACACGCAGTCTTGCTAATGACCAGAAATATAACAGGTAATCGATCCAGCGATTGTATGCAAAGTTCAGTAACCAATTACAAAACcttaaaagaaactaacaatGCAGAATCTAAAAGAGAATATACTTTCTCTGAGTTGCTGAGACTTGAGATACAAAAACAAACACTCTCTTTTCCTTCAACAtgtaaataaagaaacaaagcaaatacctaaaatcagtttcaaaaaaaaaaacaaagcaaatacCTAGTTTCAAAAGATCTAATACATAACGTACATTCAGACTTTCCATGTTACCCTTATGTATTATTCTGGTACTTCTTCTCAGTTCCAGATGTTGAATATGAGtttaggaaaatatttttttttggaagatcaaaTAAGAAAAGTAGGAAACTCGGGTATGACCCTTGTACCGTGCAAATCAAACTCGTTGGAGAAGTAAGTTAAGGGTCCTGAAGGACAAAGAGAGGAAAAGCTTGACCCCCATGAAATAGTaacacaaataataaattaaaaattatcataGAAATCACGTAGAGTAGATAGcttttatttattaagattaattcCAATTAAAATAAGGATAAAAATGTATTATCACATAGACAAAGGAATAGTTttcaaaaacaagaaaagagagacgtatttttcaaatttaaaatcataaataaggtatttttcaaattatcccTTTATAAATTAGATTACTGGGGAGAATATTAAtgaatttgatttaaataaaaaactgacCTTATACCGACAACAACCTTGAAATCTTCTTCCAAAGATCTTTGAATGTATTTTTGGAAATCAAAACGAGCTTCACTTCCTGCTGGCAAATGTGCCTGCACCAATCATCCTTTATTGGATTAATTATTTTTCGATAACtagattaatataatttttccaATTAAAAATTAAGTTATGGAATTAAACAATACTATTGTATATAGTAATTAGTAATATTACTTACCATGATAAACCCATGTCTTAGTGTAAGAAAATCAACTTTTGTCACTGATCCAAAGAACTGTCTGAGGAAACAAGTCTGCATAGCCCCATTTATCGATAAGTTTTGTTGTTGTACTTAgccaaatttaaaatacaaaaataatagataaacttttaaaaataaaatacatataaactGAAAACTTACCATCCAGAG
It encodes:
- the LOC108849798 gene encoding MLO-like protein 12 codes for the protein MAIKERSLEETPTWAVAVVCFVILFISILIEYFLHFIGHWFKKKHKKALYEALEKVKAELMLLGFISLLLVVLQTPVSEICIPNRAAATWHPCSRAQELAKYGQDYIDDGRKILEDYDSNDFYSPRRSLATKGYDKCAEKGKVALVSAYGIHQLHIFIFVLAVFHILYCITTYALGKTKMKKWKSWEKETKTIEYQYANDPERFRFARDTSFGRRHLNVWSKSSVTLWMTCFLRQFFGSVTKVDFLTLRHGFIMAHLPAGSEARFDFQKYIQRSLEEDFKVVVGISPLIWFIAVLFLLTNTHGWASYLWLPFIPLVVILIVGAKLQVIISKLGLRIQDKGDVVKGAPVVEPGDDLFWFGRPRFILFLIHLVLFTNAFQLAFFVWSTYEFTLKNCFHHKTEDITIRIVMGVIIQVLCSYITLPLYALVTQMGTSMRPTIFNDRVANALKKWHHTAKKHTKHGHSGSNTPSRPTTPTHGMSPVHLLHNYHNRNLDQQTSFTASPSPPRFSDYGGQGHQRFFDPESQSVSCQHTDSENNNSQHPHADTTTPIREEREIAEHVRVDLPEFTFKK